The Pseudomonas graminis region CACCCGCGCCGGAAAGCGCGGATGGTTCTCGATCTTCGGTCCCAGCACATGCACCGGTGCGTTGTTGATGTCGTAGACGCGCAGCACGGCGTGCGGGTTGCCCATGGACACGGCCGCGAGCTCGACGGTCTCGCCATCGACATCAAGGGAATAGCAGGTGGCCTGCTCCGGCGCATCGAACGGGATGTCCGCCGGCACCAGGCGCGGCGCGCCCATATCCACGCTGATCTGGCCGTCGTTGCGGATGTCCAGCTCGATGATGCCGCCCTTGGTCTCGACGCGAATCTGCTTCTTGGCCGTCAGCCGCTTGTCCAGCACGAAACGGGCGAAGCAGCGCGCGCCATTGCCGCATTGCTCGACCTCGGAACCGTCGGAATTGAAAATCCGGTAACGGAAGTCCACGTCCGGATTGTTCGGTGCTTCGACCAGCAGCAACTGATCGAAGCCGATGCCGGTGTGGCGATCGCCCCATTGCTTGGCATGCTTGGGCGTAATGTGCGCGTGCTGGCTCACAAGGTCCAACACCATGAAATCATTGCCCAGGCCATGCATCTTGGTAAAACGCAGCAGCATGGGATTACTCCGGCAGCAGGCTTTCGCCGGCAAACAGCTCAGTCACGGTTTCACGGCGACGCACTTCGAAGGCTTGCTCGCCATCCACAAGCACCTCGGCCGTACGTCCGCGGGTGTTGTAGTTGGAGCTCATCACGAAGCCATAGGCGCCGGCGGAATGCACGGCCAGCAAATCGCCTTCAGCCAGCGCGAGTTCGCGCTCTTTGGCCAGGAAATCCCCGGTTTCGCAGATCGGGCCGACGATGTCGTAGGTGCGTTTGGCGCCGTCACGGGGCCTGACCGCAGTTACGTCCATCCACGCCTGGTACAGCGCCGGACGAATCAGGTCGTTCATGGCGGCGTCGACGATAGCGAAGTCTTTGTGCTCGGTGTGCTTGAGGTACTCGACGCGGGTCAGCAGCACGCCGGCATTGGCCACGATGAAGCGGCCGGGCTCGAACATCAGCGCCAGATCGCGGCCATCGAGGCGTTCACGCACGGCGTTGATGTAATCGCCCGCGAGTGGCGGCTCTTCGTCGCGATAACGCACACCCAGACCGCCGCCCAGATCGATATGCTTCAGCAGAATGCCGCAATCGCCCAGGCGGTCGACCAGATCGAGCAAGCGATCCAGGGCATCCACGAAAGGCGAGAGCGTGGTCAGTTGGGAGCCGATGTGGCAGTCGACGCCAATAACGTCAAGATTCGGTAGCTGCGCGGCGCGGATGTAAACGTCTTCGGCGTCCGCGATGGCGATGCCGAATTTGTTTTCCTTGAGGCCGGTGGAGATGTAGGGGTGGGTGCCGGCGTCGACGTCCGGGTTGACGCGCAACGAAACCGGGGCGCGCACGCCCATTTCGGCGGCAACGACTTGCAGGCGTTCGAGTTCGTCGGTGGATTCGACATTAAAGCAATGTACGCCGACTTCGAGGGCTCGGCGCATGTCATCACGGGTCTTGCCGACGCCGGAAAAGACAATCTTGTCGGCCTGACCGCCTGCCGCCAGTACGCGCTCCAGTTCGCCACGGGAAACGATGTCGAAACCGGCGCCCAGGCGCGCCAGGACATTGAGAACACCCAGGTTGGAGTTGGCTTTGACCGCGTAACAGACCAAATACGGCATGCCGCTCAGGGCGTCGGCGTAGGCACGATACTGCGCCTCGATGTGCGCGCGGGAATAGACGTATGTCGGCGTGCCGAAGCGTTCGGCGATGGCAGACAACGCCACTCCTTCCGCGAACAGCTCACCGTCGCGGTAGTTGAAGGCGTCCATGACTGATTCCTAGTAGGTCGAAGTCTGATGCTTGTGCGAGTGCGACTTGGTCTGGCTGGAACCGTCGGACGAGTCGTCGTCGGGCAGATACAGTGGACCTTTCTGACCGCAGGCAGAGACCAGACACGCAACTGCAAGCAGCGCGGCCAGGGAGGAAATCAGGCGCTTCATGGCGAAATCCTTTGTATAAGCATTAATTGCGCCCGAGTATACCGGCCACCCGACAGATTGCCTATGCGCTGGAGTTCCCGTCCGGCGGGGGTTTGACGCCGTCACGCAATTAGACTGAGCAGCACGCGCGGATTTCTGACGCAGTCTGTGATGCAATGACGTTCGGTACCTTCCCGACAAAAGCCGGTCCCGCCATTGCAGTTGGGCGGGTAGGCTTTGCATTTGCCGGGGAGCGACCGTATCGTGCGTCGCTGCGCCATCCGCCGACACTTTTGAGGTTCATGCAATGAGTTTGACTGAAGCCCGTTTTCACGATCTGGTCGATGCCACCCAGGAAAAGCTCCAGGACATCTTCGACGAGAGCGGTCTGGATCTGGACCTTGAGAGTTCGGCCGGTGTGCTGACTGTGAAATTCGAAAACGGCTCGCAGTTCATTTTCAGCCGTCAGGAGCCTTTGCGTCAGCTATGGCTGGCGGCTGCGTCGGGTGGTTTTCACTTTGACTACGACGAAGAAGCGAAGCATTGGATCTGCGACAAGAGCGAAGAGCTGTTGAGCGAGATGCTCTATCGTCTGGCGAAGCAGCAGGCCGGCGAAGAGATCGACTTCGATGCCCTCGACGGCAGCGATGGCAACCGCCAGTGACCGTTAACGCAACACCGGTCAAACCGCCAAAGCCGCTGTTCAGCAACGTCAGCCCGGCTGTTCCGTCGCCCTGCATCAGCATCTGCCGGCTCGACGAAGACAAAGTCTGCACGGGGTGCCAGCGCCACGTCGAAGACATACGCGAGTGGCGGGCGGCGACCGATGAGCGTCGGCGTGAGATCGTGCGGCAAGCCGATCAGCGTCGCAGTGTAAATTCCGTCGCACGCTGAATCGTCTGTAGCGAGTCGGTCGTCGTTAGGCCTCATCCATCGCGGCATTCAGTGACTGTTCCAGCTCGGCTTTGTAGCGCAGGAACAGGATGGTCTGACCGCGCGCATCCCCCAGAATCCCGGACAGGTCCAGGTCGGTGATGTAACAGCGGTAACGTTGCGGCTCACGGCGCTGGTCGAGAATCCGCCGCGCCACGAAGCTGAACAGCTGATCGCCGAATTCGAGGTCGGAGAACTCCATCCCGTCGCAATACAGCGTCACGCTGACCTGGCCTGGGCTCGCCTCCTCGATAATCGCCTGCACATCGAAGAATGGTTTTTCGATGAGCATTGCCGGGGGCGAGCGCTGCTCGACGCGGCGGGCTCGCCCTGATCCATCGGGGGTAATGCGGTAATACAAAGCCTCCAGCGAGGTTGATTCCAGCGGGTTATCCATCGGCAACAACGCTACGCGTCGGTACATCAGCGACTGAAAGAAGCGCTGCAGCGGCACCAGCAGGCTGGATTCAGTGTGATACGGCACCTGCTGATGCCATAACGCATTGCGCTCATCGAGCACGTACAGGTCGGCATTGGGTTCGTTGATCCGGTAAAAAACCTGAATGCACTCGGGCTGCCCGTACGGGATGAACAGCGACAAGTCCGAGTCGTCCAGTGCTTGCGGGTCCAGATGAAGCGGGCTGTAGGCAGAAAGCTCCTCACCCAGATAATCAAACAGTGCCGGCACGTGTTCGAGCGTGACGTGGCTGACCTGGCCGGGGATCATTTCCAGAACGTGGTAACGCTGCTCGACCTGAATGAGATAGCGATGATTCAGGCGCCGGTCCAGCAGCAGTTGCGCGGTGCCGATGAGCTCTTCCACGCGCTGGGCGATAGCCTGCGCACGGTTGTGGCAAAAACAGCGCACGCGAATGACAGGCCTTGCGGACTTTTCCGGCAGGCCGTTGAGCAGTTCTGTCAGGCAGTCCAGCAGTGCATGGGGGCCGTCGAAGCGATTGACCAGCACCTCGTTCCAGCTGTTGAGGGTGATCTGGTCGAAGGTCAGCACCAGATTTTCGCGGACGCCAGCGTAGCTCAGCGAGTCTGTTCGCTCGGTGGTCATCAGGATGTTCAGGTCTTTGTGGTGCCTGAGCGGGTCGATGCCTACGTTGACCAATAGCAGGATCTCGTGGGGCACGCTCGGGCTCAGCAGTACGTCTTCATCGATCATGCCCAGCGGCAGGACAATGCTCTGCTGCAACGCGCTTTGCAGATTGAAAAGCTCGAATTCGGTGAGATCGCTGATGCCAGGGTGCAGCGCCAGGCGCGTGCTGCTGTCGATGACGTTGTTGCGATGGCACCACGTAAGCAGCTCCAGCAACTCGCGGCTGCGCTTGATCGGCGCAAACGTCTCCAACTCGTGGGCACTCAGGTTGCCGTTATAGAGACACCATTGATACCTGCCGGGCTCGCGCTTGTTAGGCAGTTGCGCCAGCGTCAGCGTATCTTCTGCCAGATCCGGCGCGATGCCCGGATTGAGAAATTCCACTTTGCCGGCTTTGCGTTCGAAGGCCGCATACAGCCGGCGCCCGAGCACATTGAGGTCGCGCTTGCTGATCGAACTGACTGCCTTTTGCGCCCGCGCGAACTGGGTCAGGAAGCGGTAACTGAGGTTGAGCTCGCCGACCAGTGCGCGACGCTCGCTGGCGACCTGACGCACTTTCCATTGGCTGCGGCTGTCGAGCAGCGCCAGCTGACGATCGTCCCAGTTCCACTCATTGACCAGCCGCTCCAGCAGAAGACGCTGCCAACCGTTGCTGCGGTGGCGAGTGGCCCCCGTGAGTTTTTTGTTCACTTTCAGGTACAAACTGCGACGTGCCAGCTCCAGCCGCTCGGGCTCGCCCCGTGCCAGCAGGTATTCCTCGATGCGCCGGTACACCATCACGTACGGGTCCAGTTCGTCGAGGTCTACTCGCTTGGCGAACACGGCGTTCTTAAAGCGCATGCTCAGGCACTGCACCTGCGGGTGTTCGCTGGCGTAGGCCTCGGTGAGCAGCAGTTTGAGCACCGACTTGTAGGGCGATTCGATGCCTTTGAACAACTGCCAGAGCCCGGCGCCGATAAATTCGCCCGGTGGGATGTGCGACATGTTGCCGAGGTCCAGCACCTCGTCGGCACGAATAAATCGCTTCGACAGCAGGGTGTGCGTGTATTCGGCGTAGCGCGTTTCCTCATAGACCGGCACCAGCCACCACATCGGGGTGCGCCCGGCGAGCCAGATAGCAGTGCGATAAAACTCGTCGAGTAACAGATAGTGCTGCGTCGTCCCGCAGTCCTCCCCACTCAGCTGCGCGTCGCGCTCGCCGACGACAAAACGCTCCGGATCGACGAGAAAGAAATGCGCCTCGGCACCCATGCTCGCCGCCCAGCTTTCCAGGGACTGGCACTTCCTGCGCAACTCCTGGATTTCGTCGGCCGACAGCAGCGGGTCGTGGCAGATCCACACGTCCATGTCGCTCTGGTCAGCCTGGGCAAGGGTCCCAAGGCTGCCCATCAGAAAGATGCCGTGAATCGGCTGGGGGGGATTCACCCGGCGTGGTTTGTAGGAGAACGACCGCGTCAAGCGCTGCGCTTCGGCAAGGGCCTGGGCGTCAGGCTCGTAATGGGAAACGCCAGCGGGGGTGGAGCCCGACACATAGCCTGGCAACAGAGGATGATTAACGTGGAAAAACAACGGCAGCAGCGATAGCACGCTTTGCTGGCGAGGCGATAAGCCTTCGTATGCGCGCGCCAGTCGACTCTCACTCAGGGCCAGGAAGCGGCTGCGTAACTGAGCGAGGACCTTGCGATCAATGCCCTCATCCAGATCCGGGCGAATTTCGGAACTACGCGTCATCGCGACTCGAAGCCGGCGGGCGGCACTGCATGAAGTAAAGGTGTAGCGATAATCAAGACAGCGTGGCGTCAGGCCGATACGGCACAATCGCGGGTCTTTTTTATGGCGCCATTATTTTATCGGCGCAGCATCGTCGAAATGGAGGATTCGCGAAACCTTTATTTGATGCGTACATGCAAAGGTTTCGCGAGGGTCGAGTCAGGCAGCTTCCTGGCTGGTGGCAAGAATGATCAGCAGCGATTGAGCGTGGTCGGCGGCATCCAGCCCCAGGCTGGTCAAATAGCCTCCGTCGTGTTGTGTGGTGAGGCCTTTGTCGAAGAGTCGTTGGGCGGCAGCGATGGCTGCGGGAGCCGCGGAATGGTGGTGGACCTTCAGTCCCTCTTTGGTGTTGCTCAGATTGAACAGCGACAGGATTTCCAGCTCGGCAACCAATTCAGGGGTAAACGACATAGGTGCTCCAGACTTTTTCCAGTGGATACACCGCGATCAGAATCGCAGGCGTGACGGCCCCGTCGCCATGCGGCAGCGAGGCTGTTGGAGTGTAGTCAGGTCTGGGGATTTTGCAGGAAGTATCTGGCCGGTCGTCAGGTCGGGTGAGCGACCGGCATATCTGGCAGGTGTTACTCGTCTTCCGCCAGTCGCACGCCCGGCGGCATGTCGGGCAGTGCACGCAGGGCGGCTTCGTACCAGGCAGTATTAAACGGGCGATCTTCAGCCAGGATCCCGTCGATCTCCAATGCCAGAATGTGGGCCATCATCTGCAGAATCTCTTCGCGCTCGATGCCCACCAGGGTCAGCTTGTTGTAGGTGGCTTTGGCCGCTGGCGGGTTGTCGCTCTCGATCTGATTTTCGATGGCTTCAATCAGCGTCGCTTCCGCAAACTCTTCTTCGTCGTTTTCGATGTTGTCGCTCATGTGGTTCTCGATGTCCTGCCAATTGAATGGCATCGCCCGCATCGGGCGACGCCGTTTATGCGTTTAGCGGGTGGCGAGCAAATGCTGGCCACGCACAACCGCGGCCTTGACCTGCTCCGGCGCCGTGCCGCCGATGTGATTACGAGCGTTGACCGAGCCCTCGAGCGTCAGCACCGCAAAGACGTCCTGGTCGATCTGGTCGCTGAACTGACGCAGCTCGTCCAGCGTCATCTCGGCCAGATCCTTGCCGGTCTCGACGCCATGCTTCACCGCGTGACCCACAATCTCGTGGCAATCACGGAATGGTAAGCCACGGCGGACCAGATAGTCGGCCAGGTCGGTTGCCGTGGAGAAGCCACGCAGCGCGGCTTCGCGCATCATGGCGTGCTTGGGTTTGATCGCCGGGATCATGTCGGCGAAGGCACGCAGCGAGTCGCGAAGGGTGTCGGCAGCGTCGAACAGCGGCTCCTTGTCTTCCTGATTGTCCTTGTTGTAGGCCAGCGGTTGGCCCTTCATCAAGGTCAGCAGGCCCATCAGAGCGCCGAATACGCGGCCGCTTTTGCCACGGACCAGTTCAGGAACATCAGGGTTTTTCTTTTGCGGCATGATCGAGCTGCCGGTGCAGAAGCGATCAGGCAGGTCGATGAACTGAAACTGCGCGCTGGTCCACAGCACCAGCTCTTCGGAGAAACGCGACAGGTGCATCATCGCGATGCTCGCGGCAGAGCAGAACTCGATGGCGAAGTCGCGATCGGAGACGCTGTCCAGCGAGTTGCCGCCGACGGCCTCGAAGCCCAGCAGTTGGCAGGTCAGTTCGCGGTCAATCGGGTACGTGGTGCCGGCCAGCGCGGCGCTGCCCAAGGGCATGCGATTGGTGCGCTTGCGGCAATCGACCAGACGCTCGTAATCACGGCTGAGCATTTCGAACCACGCCAGCATGTGGTGGCCGAAGGTCACCGGTTGCGCGGTCTGCAGGTGAGTGAAGCCCGGCATGATGGTGTCGGCTTCGCGCTCGGCGAGCCCCAGCAGGCCTTCTTGCAGGCGAGTGATTTCAGCCAGAATCAGGTCGATTTCGTCACGCAGCCACAGGCGGATGTCGGTGGCGACCTGGTCGTTGCGGCTGCGCCCGGTGTGCAGCTTTTTACCGGTGACGCCGATGCGATCAGTCAGGCGCGCTTCGATGTTCATGTGCACGTCTTCGAGGTCCACGCGCCAGTCAAACGTGCCGGCTTCGATCTCGCCCTGAATGCTCTTCAGCCCGTCGATGATCGTGTCGCGCTCGGCATCGGTCAGCACGCCGACTTTGGCCAGCATCGTGGCGTGGGCGACGGAGCCCATGATGTCGTGGCGATAAAGGCGCTGATCGAAGGTGACGGAGGCGGTGAAGCGTGCGACGAAGGCGTCGACGGGTTCACTGAAGCGGCCGCCCCAGGACTGGTTGGTCTTGTCGGTGCTCATGATTCGCTCGCTGCTTTGCTGGTGGCTGAAACTGATGAAAAACCGGCGCCGGCCGATTCTAAAGACGCGGGCGATGATAACAGCATTGCCGCTTATTTATCCCCGGCGGCTTGCCTGCGACGGTATGAGCGAAGAGACTGGCGGCCATGCAAAACGAGCGCAAACAACCGGGGCAGAGCAGTGCGCCCGGCAAAGAGTTCTTCCTCCCGGAACTGTGCCTGCCACAGGCGTTGCTGATGCTGGTGGTGCTGGCGGAGTTGCTGGTCTTCGTGCTCGTGCTCATCGAGCCCATGCGGCCGGAGTTCGACTGGGTGCGTCTGGCGCTGATTTCTCTTTTCGTGCAGTGGATCGTGCTGCTGTCCGCCGCGCTGCTGTGTGGCTTGCGTCCCTGGCTGGCGCGGATGCGTGCTGGCGTGGCCGGCTGCATCGGTTGTCTGCTGGTGGTCGCGGTGACGCTGATGTGCACCGCCGTGACTGACTATTACCAAGTGAATCCCCCGACCTCGTTCAATGGGGTCGTCGAGCGGTACCTGCGTTACGCCCTGATCGCCTTGATCATGTCCGCACTGATGCTGCGGTACTTTTACCTGCAGAGTCAGTGGCGAAAACAGCAGCAGGCCGAACTTCAGGCCAGGATCGAGTCCCTGCAGGCGCGGATTCGCCCGCATTTTCTGTTCAATACACTCAATAGCATCGCCAGCCTGGTCACCAGCGATCCGGTCAAGGCGGAGCAGGCGGTGCTTGATCTGTCTGACCTGTTTCGGGCCAGTCTGGGCAAGCCCGGCAGCCTGACGACATGGCGTGAAGAGCTTGATTTGGCGAAACGCTATTTATCGATTGAGCAATATCGACTTGGCGAGCGTCTACAGTTGGACTGGGCCATAAGTGCAATTCCCGACGACTTGCCAATTCCCCAGCTAACCTTGCAGCCATTATTGGAAAACGCGTTGATTTACGGCATCGCGCCCCGCATTGAAGGCGGCGTGGTCAGAGTTGAGGCGGACTACGAACGGGGAGTATTCATATTGCGCGTCAGTAATCCATACGATGAGGCCGCCCTGGGGCAAAACCCGAGCGGCACTCAGCAGGCCTTGGCAAACATCGGCGCTCGACTCACGGCACTTTTCGGCCCTCTCGCCAGTCTGAGCGTGGAGCGCCGAGACGGTCGTCACTTCACCTGTCTACGCTATCCTTGTGCGAGACTCACGCAGGAAGCCAGAGCAATATGAATGTCCTGATCGTTGATGACGAACCCCTAGCCCGAGAGCGCCTGAGCCGTATGGTAAGCGAGCTCGAGGGTTACAAGGTTCTGGAACCCAGCGCCACAAATGGCGAAGAAGCATTGCAGCTGATTGAAAATTTGAAACCCGACGTGGTGTTGCTGGATATCCGCATGCCTGGCCTGGATGGACTTCAGGTCGCGGCAAAATTGTGCGAGCGCGACGCCCCTCCCGCCGTCGTGTTTTGCACGGCCCACGATGAATTTGCGCTAGAAGCCTTCCGGGTCAGCGCCGTGGGTTTCCTGGTCAAGCCGGTTCGTCCAGAGCACTTGATCGATGCGTTGCGCAAGGCCGAGCGGCCAAATCGCGTGCAGCTGGCAGCGATGACCCGGCCTGCTGCGGAAAGCGGCGCCGGCCCGCGCAGTCACATCAGCGCGCGTACCCGAAAGGGCATTGAGCTGATCCCGCTCGCTGAGGTGATCTATTTCATCGCTGATCATAAATACGTGACCCTGCGCCACGAAGGCGGCGAAGTGCTGCTGGATGAGCCGCTTAAAGCTCTGGAAGATGAGTTCGGCGATCGCTTCGTGCGTATTCACCGCAACGCGCTGGTTGCCCGTGAGCGCATCGAACGCCTGCAGCGCACGCCGCTGGGCCATTTCCAGTTGTTCCTCAAGGGGCTCAACGGTGATGCGTTGATCGTCAGCCGCCGGCACGTTGCCGGTGTGCGCAAGATGATGCAGCAGTTGTAAGCAAGTGCCGCGAAGGCGATGCCGTGCGATGCGGGCGACATGCCGTCGCATGGCGTGGGCAGGTTGATTGAGATCATGATGCGCAACGATTGAATACAGTCATTCGGTCCGATCCGGCCGAGCTGTTATTATTCGCCGCATTCACTCAGTACGGACCGGTTCATGTCTTCTCGCGAAATCCGCATCGCCACCCGCAAAAGCGCCCTGGCCCTCTGGCAAGCCGAGTACGTCAAGGCGCGTCTGGAGCAGGCGCATCCCGGCCTGATCGTGACGCTGGTGCCGATGGTCAGTCGCGGCGACAAGCTGCTGGACTCGCCGCTCTCGAAAATCGGTGGCAAGGGTCTGTTCGTCAAGGAGCTGGAAACAGCCCTGATGGAGCACACAGCCGACATCGCCGTCCACTCGATGAAAGACGTCCCGATGGACTTCCCTCAGGGGCTCGGCCTGTTCTGTATCTGCGAACGCGAAGACCCGCGCGACGCCTTTGTTTCCAACACTTACGCCAGTCTCGATGAGCTGCCCGCCGGAGCCGTGGTCGGAACGTCGAGCCTGCGTCGACAGGCTCAGTTGCTGGCGCGTCGGCCTGACCTGCAAATCCGGTTTCTGCGTGGCAACGTCAACACGCGACTCGCCAAACTGGACGCGGGTGAGTACGACGCGATCATCCTTGCCGCGGCCGGCCTGATCCGTCTGGGTTTCGAAGACCGCATCACCGCCCCCATCAGCATCGACCACAGCTTGCCGGCTGGCGGGCAGGGCGCAGTGGGCATTGAATGCCGCAGCGTCGACATCGAACTTCATGCCTTGCTGGCCCCGCTGCACCATGACGACACTGCCGTGCGGGTCACCGCCGAGCGCGCGCTGAACAAGCACCTCAACGGTGGTTGCCAGGTGCCGATCGCCTGCTACGCCGTGCTGGAAGGCGAGCACCTGTGGCTGCGCGGTCTGGTGGGCGACCCCTCCGGCACCGTGCTGCTGCACGCAGAAGCGCGCGCGCCACAAGTGGACGCCCAAGCGCTGGGCGTGCAAGTGGCCGAAGCTCTGCTGGCTCAAGGTGCAGCGAAGATTCTCAAAGCGGTATACGGCGAGGCTGACGGCGAGTGAAAGCCTGGCGCCTGCTGCTCACGCGTCCGGCTGAAGAATCGCAGGCGCTCGCGCAGACCTTGGCTGAGGTTGGCGTGCACAGCGCCAGCCTGCCGCTGCTGCAGATCGAGCCTTTGCCGGTGTCAGAAGCCAACCGCTCGATCATCTACGACCTCGCCGCGTACTGCGCGGTTATCGTCGTCAGCAAGCCGGCCGCGCGCCTGGGGCTGGCGATGCTCGATGAAGTCTGGCCACAGCCGCCAATGCAGAAGTGGTTCACCGTGGGCGCCGCCACCGCGCAAATTCTTGATGATTACGGATTGCATGTGTTCTTCCCTGAGCATGGCGACGACAGCGAAGCGCTTCTCGACCTGCCGCAGTTTCAACAGGCCGTCTCGGGTTACGACCCCAAAGTGCTGATCATGCGTGGCGAAGACGGTCGCGAGCTGCTGGCCGAACGGTTGCGTGAGCGTGGTGTGGTGGTCGATTACCTGCCGCTGTATCGTCGCAACCTGCCGCAATACCCGGCTTTCGCACTGCCTCATACCGTAAAGGCGGAACGCTTGAATGGGCTGGTGGTCAGCAGTGGACAGGGTTTCGAGCATCTGCGCGAGTTGGCGGGCGACGCCTGGCCTACGCTTGCGCAGATGCCTTTATTTGTACCAAGCCCCCGGGTCGCCGAAATGGCGCGTGCTGCCGGGGTCCTTACCGTAGTGGATTGCCGTGGCGCCAGCGCCCCGGCCTTGTTGGCAGCATTGCGTGAACACCCCGCGCCTGCCTTACAGGTGTAAGGGTCGATCAGTCGGATTACGCGACGCCCAAAATGCGAAGGATGGATACGTGAGCGAAACAGTCTTGCCAAAAGATGACGTTGAACCGGTACTGGCCAAACCTGAGCCGCTGCCGGATCCAGCGTACAAAGAACCGTCGAGTCGCCGTAGCAGCAACGGGCTCGCCATACTGGCGCTGTTGCTGGGCGCTGCGGGCGTTGCCGTTGGCGGCTGGAGTGTTTGGCAACTGCGCGCCATGCAGACCGGTCACCAGGAGCAGTCAGGTCAGCTGCAGGACATCGGTTCGCAGACCCAGGCGCTCAAGCAGAGCGAGCAGCAAATCGCCGCACGTCTGGCGCAATTGCCACCGGCGCAGGAGCTGGAGGATCGCCGTCGCCTCGTTACGCAGTTGCAGGGTGATCAGCAGCGACTGAGCCAGCGTGTGGAGACTGTGCTCGGCGCCAGCCGCAAGGATTGGCGTCTGGCCGAGGCGGAGCATCTGCTACGGCTGGCGAGCCTGAGACTGTCTGCACTGCAAGACGTCAACAGCGCTGCAGCGCTGGTTCAGGGCGCCGACGAGATTCTGCGCGAGCAGGACGATCCGGGTGCGTTCGCGGCTCGCGAGCAATTGGCCAAAAGCCTGACCGCGCTGCGCAGCGTCGACCAACCGGATCGCACCGGACTGTTTCTGCAATTGGCGGCCGTGCGGGATCAAGTCGCGCAGTTGAATGAGCTGGCGCCGGAATACAAGGACAAGGGCGATTCGCTGTTCGGTTTGACCGATGGCAGTGAGGACAGCTATTGGGCCAAGTGGTGGGACAAGATTTCCCAGTTCGTGCGCATCGACTTCAACGCAGACAAGAATATTCGTCCGTTGCTGGCAGGCCAGAGCCTGACCCAGGTTCGTCTGGCGTTAAGCCTGGCTATCGAGCAGGCGCAATGGGCTGCGCTCAACGGCCAGGCCCCGGTC contains the following coding sequences:
- a CDS encoding sensor histidine kinase, giving the protein MQNERKQPGQSSAPGKEFFLPELCLPQALLMLVVLAELLVFVLVLIEPMRPEFDWVRLALISLFVQWIVLLSAALLCGLRPWLARMRAGVAGCIGCLLVVAVTLMCTAVTDYYQVNPPTSFNGVVERYLRYALIALIMSALMLRYFYLQSQWRKQQQAELQARIESLQARIRPHFLFNTLNSIASLVTSDPVKAEQAVLDLSDLFRASLGKPGSLTTWREELDLAKRYLSIEQYRLGERLQLDWAISAIPDDLPIPQLTLQPLLENALIYGIAPRIEGGVVRVEADYERGVFILRVSNPYDEAALGQNPSGTQQALANIGARLTALFGPLASLSVERRDGRHFTCLRYPCARLTQEARAI
- a CDS encoding LytR/AlgR family response regulator transcription factor, which codes for MNVLIVDDEPLARERLSRMVSELEGYKVLEPSATNGEEALQLIENLKPDVVLLDIRMPGLDGLQVAAKLCERDAPPAVVFCTAHDEFALEAFRVSAVGFLVKPVRPEHLIDALRKAERPNRVQLAAMTRPAAESGAGPRSHISARTRKGIELIPLAEVIYFIADHKYVTLRHEGGEVLLDEPLKALEDEFGDRFVRIHRNALVARERIERLQRTPLGHFQLFLKGLNGDALIVSRRHVAGVRKMMQQL
- the hemC gene encoding hydroxymethylbilane synthase, translating into MSSREIRIATRKSALALWQAEYVKARLEQAHPGLIVTLVPMVSRGDKLLDSPLSKIGGKGLFVKELETALMEHTADIAVHSMKDVPMDFPQGLGLFCICEREDPRDAFVSNTYASLDELPAGAVVGTSSLRRQAQLLARRPDLQIRFLRGNVNTRLAKLDAGEYDAIILAAAGLIRLGFEDRITAPISIDHSLPAGGQGAVGIECRSVDIELHALLAPLHHDDTAVRVTAERALNKHLNGGCQVPIACYAVLEGEHLWLRGLVGDPSGTVLLHAEARAPQVDAQALGVQVAEALLAQGAAKILKAVYGEADGE
- a CDS encoding uroporphyrinogen-III synthase, with product MKAWRLLLTRPAEESQALAQTLAEVGVHSASLPLLQIEPLPVSEANRSIIYDLAAYCAVIVVSKPAARLGLAMLDEVWPQPPMQKWFTVGAATAQILDDYGLHVFFPEHGDDSEALLDLPQFQQAVSGYDPKVLIMRGEDGRELLAERLRERGVVVDYLPLYRRNLPQYPAFALPHTVKAERLNGLVVSSGQGFEHLRELAGDAWPTLAQMPLFVPSPRVAEMARAAGVLTVVDCRGASAPALLAALREHPAPALQV
- a CDS encoding uroporphyrinogen-III C-methyltransferase — translated: MSETVLPKDDVEPVLAKPEPLPDPAYKEPSSRRSSNGLAILALLLGAAGVAVGGWSVWQLRAMQTGHQEQSGQLQDIGSQTQALKQSEQQIAARLAQLPPAQELEDRRRLVTQLQGDQQRLSQRVETVLGASRKDWRLAEAEHLLRLASLRLSALQDVNSAAALVQGADEILREQDDPGAFAAREQLAKSLTALRSVDQPDRTGLFLQLAAVRDQVAQLNELAPEYKDKGDSLFGLTDGSEDSYWAKWWDKISQFVRIDFNADKNIRPLLAGQSLTQVRLALSLAIEQAQWAALNGQAPVYEKAVAEARSVLDDNFNRDNQQSKALGQRLDELSKQPVSVATPDLTQSLAAVQAYLEQRHTPVGGALEKRPDEAQPGKQP